The following coding sequences lie in one Arachis ipaensis cultivar K30076 chromosome B03, Araip1.1, whole genome shotgun sequence genomic window:
- the LOC107632888 gene encoding uncharacterized protein LOC107632888 codes for MNADVAEVTNVLANQQPFQEPSFTRSLDLEAMHAPEFPQYMNTAKLPIVVDSEFTVGMKFSSREAIIKVMKDYTIRRGVDYRVYELEPTTFYAKYSKTVAETIKPLVEVDPSIKVKSVIAEVQSKFNYTISYRKVWLAKQKAVESIFEGWEASYEALPIWFEAMCYKEPSAVVHFEIMPAYQGDDLVPDICVLHRVFWNYYPLEGKTSEAWYFFLSNLRQHVVTRDGVGLISDRHDSIRLAIARSNGAWSPPRAFHMFCIRHIESNFLRKFKTPYLQKLIVNIGYSRTIREY; via the exons ATGAACGCAGATGTAGCGGAGGTCACAAATGTATTGGCAAACCAACAACCGTTTCAAGAGCCTTCTTTCACGCGGTCGTTGGATTTGGAGGCTATGCATGCACCGGAGTTTCCTCAATACATGAATACAG CAAAGCTTCCTATTGTGGTGGATAGTGAATTCACGGTTGGAATGAAATTCAGTTCGAGAGAGGCAATAATCAAGGTGATGAAGGATTATACCATCCGTAGAGGTGTAGACTATAGGGTGTATGAGTTGGAACCGACGACATTCTATGCTAAAT ATTCCAAGACAGTTGCAGAAACAATTAAGCCGTTGGTAGAGGTTGACCCATCTATAAAGGTGAAATCAGTCATTGCAGAAGTACAGTCGAAGTTTAACTACACCATCAGTTATCGCAAAGtatggttggcaaagcagaaggcGGTGGAGTCAATCTTCGAAGGTTGGGAAGCATCGTACGAAGCCTTGcccatatggtttgaggccatgtgttACAAGGAGCCGTCAGCGGTGGTTCACTTTGAAATAATGCCTGCATACCAGGGGGATGATTTAGTTCCTGATATCTGTGTACTGCATCGAGTCTTCTGGAATTATTACCCTT TGGAGGGAAAGACTTCTGAGGCGTGGTACTTTTTTCTAAGTAACTTGCGCCAACATGTGGTGACACGCGATGGTGTAGGACTTATCTCTGATCGACACGATTCCATCAGGTTAGCTATTGCTCGTAGTAATGGGGCTTGGTCTCCTCCTAGAGCTTTCCATATGTTTTGTATAAGGCATATTGAGTCGAATTTCTTGAGGAAGTTCAAGACACCTTACCTGCAAAAGCTTATCGTCAACATCG GATATTCGAGGACGATTCGAGAGTACTAG